GAGCAGGCCAAGAAGTCCGCCACCACGCTCTTCCTCGTGGGACACGTGACCAAGGAAGGCAGCATCGCCGGCCCCAAGCTCATGGAACACATGGTGGACACGGTGCTCTACCTGGAGGGCGACCGGCGCCACCTGTACCGCATCCTGCGCGTGCTCAAAAACCGCTTCGGACCCAGCGACGAGTTGCTGGTGCTGGAGATGCTCGAAAAAGGACTGTCCATCGTCAGCGATCCGTCTACCTTCTTCCTGGGTGAGCGGGACGCCTCTTTATCAGGGACGGCGGTGGTCATGGCCATGGACGGTCAGCGACCCTTCGCAGTGGAGGTGCAGGCCCTCGTGGGCCGCTCTACGTTGTCCTTCCCCCGGCGGACGGCCCTGGGCTTTGACGTGAACCGTCTGCACCTGCTGTTGGCCGTGCTGGAGAAACACCTGCGCATCAACCTGGCTACGTCTGATGTGTACTGCAAGATCGGCGGCGGGCTGAAGCTGGCCGAGCCGGGTCTGGACCTGGGCATCGTCGCGGCCGTGCTGTCGAGCCTCTACGATCGGCCGCTTCCAGAAGGCGCGGTGTTTTGGGGTGAGATTGACCTGAACGGCATGGTCAGGCCCGTCAGCGCTCACGACATACGACGCAAGCAGGCCAAGCGCTTGGGATACGGCCCCATGTTCTTTTCCAGGCAAGGCAAGGGCCTGCACGGCAGCGGGACGATTGGAGGCTTCCAGAAGGCGCTTTTCGGTCAGGAGGGCGGACAGGGAGAAGGCTGAAATTGATTCCGTCCAACGCAAAGAAAGGCGCTTGTCTACCGAATTTATGTACCGAGACAAAAAAGGGTTACGATTGTCTCGTAACCCTTTGAAATCTGGTCGGGATGAGAGGATTTGAACCTCCGGTCTCCGCGTCCCGAACGCGGCGCTCTACCAGACTGAGCCACATCCCGTTGTGCGAGGTGCTGATATAGGTAGTGGAGCTGGTTTTGGCAAGAAAAAAGATAAGCAAAGGAGGATAGGTCTCCATTGACTTGCGGAAGCGGCAGGGCCATTTTCGGCGTCCTGCTTGGGACCGTTTACAGGGGACAAACAATGATAATGCCTTCGGAGCGTAGTCTGCGTCTGGCCCACGCTTCTCTGTTCACCTCGACGGTACTCTGGGGCGCTTCGTTCATCGCCATGAAGATAGCCGTAACTGCCTACGGCCCCATGCCGGTGATCTGGGGTCGCATGGCCATCGCCTCGCTCATATTTATGGCTTGCTCGCGTAGCTTGCGCCGAGTGGTTTTTCAACTCCGCGACATCTGGGCCATCCTGCTCATGGCTTTATTCGAGCCGTGTCTCTATTATCTCTTTGAAGGCTACGCCATGCACTATACCACGGCCTCCCAGGCCGGGACTGTTTCGGCGATATTGCCTCTGACCGTGGCGGTGGGCGCACACTTCATGCTTGCAGAGAATATTCGGGCAAGCGTGGTCGTCGGCTTTCTTGTTTCGCTTGCGGGCGTGGCTGTGTTGTCCCTGGGCGGCTCTGCCACGGAAGATGCGCCTAATCCAGTATTGGGCAATTTCCTGGAATTCATGGCCATGGTCAGCGCCACTGGTTACATGCTGCTGGTCAAGCGACTTTCGGCTCGCCACTCTCCCTGGTATCTGACCGCCATGCAGGCCGTATGCGGCGCGGTGTTCTTTTTGCCAGCGTTTTTGTGGCACGCGCCCGAAATCCCAGCCAATTTTGCCTGGGCGCCAACCCTGGCCGTGGTTTTCCTTGGCACGATCATTACCGTCGGGGCATATGGCCTTTACAACTACGGTATGAGCATTCTGCCCGCGAGCCAGGCTGCAGCCTATGTGAACCTGATACCTGTGGTCGCCGTGGCGCTGGGCTGGCT
This region of Desulfocurvibacter africanus subsp. africanus DSM 2603 genomic DNA includes:
- the radA gene encoding DNA repair protein RadA, producing the protein MAKTREIYICSTCGNQSLVWQGQCPACKEWNTLAAEIVSKKSPSESKPGGKNAPVALEEVGGELMQGRPTGFEELDRVLGKGLTPGAAVLLGGEPGIGKSTLLLQLAGSVATRGGRAVYASGEESLPQLKGRAERLGLLGPGLLAMATANNDDLLSLFTSGQPPELLIVDSVQTMASSRVDGIPGSVSQVRAVSTELIEQAKKSATTLFLVGHVTKEGSIAGPKLMEHMVDTVLYLEGDRRHLYRILRVLKNRFGPSDELLVLEMLEKGLSIVSDPSTFFLGERDASLSGTAVVMAMDGQRPFAVEVQALVGRSTLSFPRRTALGFDVNRLHLLLAVLEKHLRINLATSDVYCKIGGGLKLAEPGLDLGIVAAVLSSLYDRPLPEGAVFWGEIDLNGMVRPVSAHDIRRKQAKRLGYGPMFFSRQGKGLHGSGTIGGFQKALFGQEGGQGEG
- a CDS encoding DMT family transporter; protein product: MIMPSERSLRLAHASLFTSTVLWGASFIAMKIAVTAYGPMPVIWGRMAIASLIFMACSRSLRRVVFQLRDIWAILLMALFEPCLYYLFEGYAMHYTTASQAGTVSAILPLTVAVGAHFMLAENIRASVVVGFLVSLAGVAVLSLGGSATEDAPNPVLGNFLEFMAMVSATGYMLLVKRLSARHSPWYLTAMQAVCGAVFFLPAFLWHAPEIPANFAWAPTLAVVFLGTIITVGAYGLYNYGMSILPASQAAAYVNLIPVVAVALGWLMLGERFTTVQFLGAGLVFIGIYCSQGRGFTRRKVASQVKG